One window from the genome of Actinoplanes teichomyceticus ATCC 31121 encodes:
- the trpS gene encoding tryptophan--tRNA ligase, with amino-acid sequence MSDARRPRVLSGIQPTADSFHLGNYLGAVRNWVAMQETHDAFYCVVDLHAITVGHDPAALRNRTRVSAAQLLAVGLDPERCTLFVQSHVPEHAQLSWVLSCITGFGEAGRMVQFKDKSAKAGQDSTTVGLFTYPILQAADILLYQADQVPVGEDQRQHLELTRDLAQRFNSRFGPTFTMPSAYIVKDTAKITDLQDPTIKMSKSASSPNGIIELLEDPARSAKKIKSAVTDTGREILYDEVNKPGISNLLTMYAALTMRTIDELLEQYDGRGYGDLKKDLAEVLVEFVKPIQERTKAYLDDKAQLDKILAVGAEKARAVSAATLAKTYKNVGFLSPTRGA; translated from the coding sequence ATGTCCGATGCTCGCCGCCCACGGGTGCTCTCCGGCATCCAGCCGACCGCCGACTCCTTCCACCTCGGCAACTATCTCGGCGCCGTGCGGAACTGGGTCGCGATGCAGGAGACCCACGACGCGTTCTACTGCGTGGTCGATCTGCACGCGATCACCGTGGGGCACGACCCGGCCGCGCTGCGCAACCGCACCCGGGTGTCCGCCGCCCAGCTGCTGGCGGTCGGGCTGGACCCGGAGCGGTGCACGCTCTTCGTCCAGTCGCACGTGCCCGAGCACGCCCAGCTCTCCTGGGTGCTCAGCTGCATCACCGGCTTCGGCGAGGCCGGCCGGATGGTGCAGTTCAAGGACAAGTCGGCCAAGGCCGGGCAGGACAGCACCACCGTCGGCCTGTTCACCTACCCGATCCTGCAGGCCGCCGACATCCTGCTCTACCAGGCCGACCAGGTGCCGGTCGGCGAGGACCAGCGGCAGCACCTGGAGCTGACCCGGGACCTGGCGCAGCGGTTCAACAGCCGCTTCGGCCCGACCTTCACCATGCCCTCGGCGTACATCGTCAAGGACACCGCCAAGATCACCGACCTGCAGGATCCGACGATCAAGATGTCCAAGTCGGCCTCCTCGCCCAACGGCATCATCGAGCTGCTGGAGGACCCGGCCCGCTCGGCCAAGAAGATCAAGTCGGCGGTCACCGACACCGGCCGGGAGATCCTCTACGACGAGGTGAACAAGCCCGGCATCAGCAACCTGCTCACCATGTACGCCGCGCTGACCATGCGCACCATCGACGAGCTGCTCGAACAGTACGACGGGCGAGGCTACGGCGACCTGAAGAAGGACCTGGCCGAGGTGCTGGTGGAGTTCGTCAAGCCGATCCAGGAGCGGACCAAGGCCTACCTGGACGACAAGGCACAGCTGGACAAGATCCTGGCGGTCGGCGCCGAGAAGGCGCGCGCGGTCTCGGCGGCCACCCTCGCCAAGACGTACAAGAATGTGGGGTTCCTCAGCCCCACCCGGGGAGCCTGA
- the galE gene encoding UDP-glucose 4-epimerase GalE: MKLLVTGGAGYVGSVTSRLLLDASHEVVVLDNLRTGFREAVAPDATFVEADIADAARVLTPEAGFDAVLHFAGLIAAGESMAKPELYWHENVVKSLALLDAVRAARVPRVIFSSTAAVYGNPVEVPISESAAKAPTSTYGSTKLTFDLALTSETFAHNLAAVSLRYFNVAGAYISDEHEIGERHDPETHLIPITLQAAAGKRDKLQLFGDDYPTPDGTCVRDYIHVADLARAHLLALDAATPGEHRIYNLGNGNGFSNRQVVEAAREVTGAAIPVEIAPRRDGDPATLVASSERARRELGWVPEKNTLQAMISDAWTFYRKHVA, encoded by the coding sequence GTGAAACTGCTAGTCACCGGGGGCGCCGGTTACGTCGGAAGCGTGACCAGCCGGCTGCTGCTGGACGCCAGTCACGAGGTCGTCGTGCTGGACAACCTGCGCACCGGGTTCCGCGAGGCGGTGGCCCCGGACGCCACCTTCGTCGAGGCGGACATCGCCGACGCCGCACGGGTGCTCACGCCGGAGGCCGGCTTCGACGCGGTGCTGCACTTCGCCGGCCTGATCGCGGCCGGCGAGTCGATGGCCAAGCCGGAGCTCTACTGGCACGAGAACGTGGTGAAATCGCTGGCCCTGCTGGACGCCGTCCGCGCCGCCCGGGTGCCGCGGGTGATTTTCTCGTCCACCGCCGCGGTGTACGGCAACCCGGTCGAGGTGCCGATCAGCGAGTCCGCGGCCAAGGCCCCGACCAGCACGTACGGGTCGACCAAGCTGACCTTCGACCTGGCCCTGACGTCGGAGACGTTCGCGCACAACCTGGCCGCCGTCTCGCTGCGCTACTTCAACGTGGCCGGCGCGTACATCAGCGATGAGCACGAGATCGGCGAGCGGCACGACCCGGAGACCCACCTGATCCCGATCACCCTGCAGGCGGCCGCCGGCAAGCGGGACAAGCTGCAGCTGTTCGGCGACGACTACCCCACCCCGGACGGCACCTGCGTGCGCGACTACATCCACGTGGCGGACCTGGCCCGGGCGCACCTGCTGGCGCTGGACGCGGCCACCCCGGGCGAGCACCGGATCTACAACCTGGGCAACGGCAACGGCTTCTCCAACCGGCAGGTCGTCGAGGCGGCCCGCGAGGTCACCGGCGCCGCGATCCCGGTGGAGATCGCTCCCCGCCGCGACGGCGACCCGGCGACCCTGGTCGCCTCCTCCGAGCGGGCCCGCCGGGAGCTGGGCTGGGTGCCGGAGAAGAACACCCTGCAGGCGATGATCAGCGACGCCTGGACGTTCTACCGCAAGCACGTGGCATGA
- a CDS encoding 2'-5' RNA ligase family protein — translation MNDPARTRIGVAIDIPEPWGAMLTRRRADAGDPQAAWTPAHVTLLGPTEVDTDALPAVEKHLEAVASAQPPFTIHLRGTGTFRPVTEVVFVSLAVGISECEMLAEAITRSEDIRRDSRFPYHPHVTVAQDVAPEALDAVFDDLAGFSARFPVSSFTLFSHGGEGPWRPRRDFPLGG, via the coding sequence GTGAACGACCCCGCCCGGACCCGCATCGGCGTGGCGATCGACATCCCGGAGCCGTGGGGCGCGATGCTGACCCGCCGGCGTGCGGACGCCGGTGACCCGCAGGCCGCCTGGACGCCGGCGCACGTCACGCTGCTCGGCCCGACCGAGGTGGACACCGACGCGCTGCCGGCGGTGGAGAAGCATCTGGAGGCGGTCGCCTCGGCGCAGCCGCCGTTCACCATCCACCTGCGCGGGACCGGCACGTTCCGGCCGGTCACCGAGGTGGTGTTCGTGAGCCTGGCGGTGGGCATCAGCGAGTGCGAGATGCTGGCCGAGGCGATCACCCGCTCCGAGGACATCCGCCGGGACAGCCGGTTCCCGTACCACCCGCACGTCACCGTGGCGCAGGACGTGGCGCCGGAGGCGCTGGACGCGGTCTTCGACGACCTGGCCGGCTTCTCGGCCCGCTTCCCGGTGTCGTCGTTCACGCTGTTCTCGCACGGTGGCGAGGGGCCGTGGCGGCCGCGACGGGACTTCCCGCTCGGCGGCTGA